One window from the genome of Candidatus Poribacteria bacterium encodes:
- a CDS encoding AAA family ATPase: MYDKKNRKTAGPGPDRNDLFIEDDEEIEEELTPEEEAMGSGYSLQLIHHIIAETPVDDRRRRWLMELRRSILNDEGEFQERVRAIQQEALRIHAEMEEQIEKLTAPANRIGTLLGLPKEDIARVIVGGSEYYANIDTELKASNLKKGFSVLLNDAFVVVGELGYNDAGPIAKIADVMPDGRLRIGQEPNAQTVILERSADLVDEKLKPGDEVRIDSNFRVALEHIAAKETDAYALEAVPNIPWSKVGGLDDTIQRIKDTIELPILHPELFERFQYSAPKGFLLHGPPGCGKTLIGKATAYNLTQRLRRESGEDVEGCFLHIKGPEILNMWLGESERKVREIFQIAREKKEDGKLAFVFIDEAESILGTRRALRSHSISNTLVPMFCAEMDGIESLQDVVIILATNRPDLIDPAILRPGRIDRKIKVTRPDAKAAKDIFRIYLTPELPIASLLDGENETETGEGETPPEVIPAEKAVADLIAQVIDEMFREDENNRFLEVSLRSGRRDILYKGHLCSGAIIESIVQRAKESALKRAIQNPDKESGITRTDLLDALAAEYSESEIFPPTEATEDWLKLLDYDPANVVKVTPMKAEKQERRKASGSRVI, from the coding sequence ATGTACGATAAGAAGAATCGTAAAACTGCCGGTCCAGGTCCCGATAGGAACGACCTGTTTATTGAAGATGACGAGGAAATTGAAGAGGAACTCACCCCCGAAGAGGAGGCAATGGGTTCTGGCTATTCGTTGCAGTTAATTCACCACATTATTGCCGAGACCCCTGTAGATGACCGCCGCCGTCGCTGGCTCATGGAACTCCGTCGCTCTATTCTCAACGATGAAGGTGAATTTCAGGAGAGGGTCCGCGCGATTCAGCAGGAGGCACTCCGTATCCACGCCGAAATGGAGGAGCAAATTGAGAAACTCACCGCACCCGCGAATCGGATCGGAACCTTGCTCGGATTGCCCAAAGAGGACATTGCCCGCGTTATCGTCGGCGGCTCCGAGTACTATGCGAACATTGATACGGAACTGAAGGCATCTAACCTCAAAAAAGGGTTCAGCGTCCTGTTAAACGACGCTTTTGTCGTTGTCGGTGAACTCGGATACAACGATGCGGGTCCTATTGCAAAGATAGCCGATGTCATGCCCGATGGTCGGCTCCGTATCGGTCAAGAACCGAATGCTCAAACTGTCATTCTTGAACGTTCCGCAGACCTCGTGGATGAGAAACTCAAGCCCGGTGATGAAGTGCGGATTGACTCCAACTTCCGTGTTGCCCTTGAACATATCGCAGCCAAAGAGACAGACGCTTACGCACTTGAAGCAGTGCCGAATATACCGTGGTCAAAGGTCGGTGGGCTTGACGATACTATCCAACGCATTAAGGACACGATTGAACTTCCAATCTTGCACCCTGAACTTTTTGAACGATTCCAGTATAGCGCACCGAAAGGTTTCCTGCTCCACGGTCCGCCAGGATGTGGAAAAACACTCATTGGAAAAGCGACCGCTTACAACTTAACACAACGTCTCCGAAGGGAAAGCGGCGAGGATGTTGAAGGCTGTTTCCTACATATCAAGGGACCTGAGATTCTCAACATGTGGCTCGGTGAATCTGAGCGGAAGGTGCGAGAGATTTTTCAGATTGCCCGTGAGAAAAAAGAGGACGGCAAACTGGCGTTTGTCTTTATTGATGAAGCGGAGTCAATATTGGGTACACGGCGGGCACTCAGATCCCACAGTATCTCGAATACACTGGTCCCGATGTTTTGTGCAGAGATGGACGGTATTGAATCTCTGCAGGATGTCGTCATTATCTTGGCGACGAACCGTCCTGACCTGATTGACCCTGCCATTTTGCGTCCAGGACGCATTGATAGAAAAATTAAAGTAACACGTCCAGATGCAAAGGCTGCAAAGGATATCTTCCGCATTTACCTCACCCCTGAACTCCCCATCGCTTCACTCCTTGATGGAGAAAACGAGACCGAAACAGGAGAAGGTGAAACACCGCCCGAAGTTATCCCAGCTGAGAAAGCCGTGGCAGACCTGATCGCACAGGTCATTGATGAGATGTTCCGTGAAGACGAAAACAACCGATTCCTTGAGGTGTCTCTCAGGAGTGGCAGACGCGATATCCTCTATAAGGGACATCTGTGCAGCGGGGCAATTATTGAGTCGATTGTGCAGCGGGCGAAGGAGTCCGCACTCAAACGTGCGATTCAGAACCCAGACAAGGAAAGTGGTATTACACGCACTGATCTGTTAGACGCACTCGCCGCAGAGTATAGCGAAAGCGAAATCTTCCCACCGACTGAGGCGACTGAAGATTGGCTCAAACTTCTTGATTACGATCCCGCGAACGTTGTCAAAGTTACGCCTATGAAGGCTGAGAAACAGGAACGACGCAAAGCATCCGGATCACGCGTCATTTAG
- a CDS encoding S8 family serine peptidase: protein MKYLSILFIGILLVGASWARDTETSPENLPFAAIASEITPGELLIRLTPDAASDVERLQANAPISVLHVQHKVESLHPLFPYLARPALNPNLKRIYLLRFSPNAPLEDLKSVYEQSPLVETVEYNYLRPTLVDTVVPNDPMYPEQWNLPLMKLPQAWAIEKGDRNVVIAIIDSGIDYRHDDLAPKAWINPGEVPENGLDDDGNGYVDDVYGWDFTDAPNLQAEGDYLEGDNEPIDEKGHGTHVAGIAGAMPDNGIGVAGVAWECPLMAIRAGLSLGGSSRMQDDDSAAAIVYAVDNGASVINMSWGSERRSFVIQDAIDYAYARGAVLVAAAGNSQKPAAIFPAGYRKVIAVASTEQNQQRFYQSNFGASIDIGAPGNVILSTQINNQYRLLTGTSMASPHVAGVAALILAKRPALTHEEVRHILISTADPVYQEDSDELDERFAGAGTVNAERALLASGALQARILAPETNSGGADTITIVGTAGGYKFRSWQLSYGESTVPTQFTPFTQSSGAQKIGETLTIWDTTTVPEGIYTVRLIATATDGRQIHDQVVLSVDRTPPQIISLTATDTLYGERPLTIFTWATDDVTQNTLYYRRKGSLAPFAPVETTDLGVEQFLFLGLERGTYQFFVEAENTTNLKTREDNGGAFYTTDTVASYISPSGFAEKFLDIPPLHIASVTADFDRDGQLEIVGSPLSSETLNAELQAAILAVYERLPSGRYELAHTLESVEGLSNLEKFVTWAVDDTDGDGLLEVLATDDARTFLMESLIPRGYPQQIIWETPFLSGGTIADLDGDGQKEIIGADNNNDRLLVFEYDPATNTYLEQAVLINESAGSNVFAQNFAINDFDADGSVELVAADSEGDLFVYESTSIRNTFRLEWQTQLPLEDITQIAAGDLTGDGIPEFVVGGLLSLPDNPSGPLIWKFFVFTHTLNGYAVLSDGTRDATVAIAPHRRNGNSLTIADLEGDGRNRLIIAAYPNLYVMQWDGTAMVPLWHRKMEETPALLTAELNQNGFDEFYVNLEDGIYRLESIFATDPNAIGTLKPWNVEARPLTQKAVHVTWDAEENDETDTEQSNQTRYFTVYRAQGEKKESPASDAYGKVAENLAVTRFLDRRVTKDNTYWYAITTKDENGDETERTEPVSATPREPPQLIGATYHRPGSDGHPTQPASQIQTPHADSAQASKGNLRDNGNFWVLVTFDRRMDPGIGNENRYVLRAAERIGGVSPVSAIRDRMGRRALLAFDTESLLEHFGQSLTDTTDQYEITVSNVVDIDENPIRASTQPLEIPLDVIGAAVSDLTQVRVYPNPVRPNVADKGVITFDRLPVGTRIQLFTVRGELLETLDVTAQDHNRKEWWLTSNNTADVSTGIYIYVLEFDTEKRIGKIAVIK from the coding sequence ATGAAATACTTAAGCATTTTATTCATAGGCATCCTCCTTGTAGGAGCGAGCTGGGCTCGCGATACCGAAACCTCTCCAGAGAACTTGCCTTTCGCGGCCATCGCTTCCGAAATAACCCCCGGTGAGTTGCTAATCCGTTTGACACCTGATGCTGCCTCAGATGTCGAGCGGTTGCAAGCGAACGCGCCAATCTCTGTCCTGCACGTCCAGCATAAGGTTGAATCCTTACACCCACTGTTTCCCTACCTCGCGCGTCCAGCACTGAATCCTAACCTGAAGCGTATCTATCTGTTGCGATTTTCCCCTAACGCACCGCTTGAGGATCTCAAGTCTGTTTACGAACAGAGTCCACTCGTTGAGACTGTCGAGTATAACTACCTCCGTCCCACACTTGTAGACACTGTCGTTCCCAATGATCCGATGTATCCTGAACAGTGGAACCTACCACTGATGAAGTTACCGCAGGCGTGGGCAATCGAAAAAGGCGACAGGAACGTTGTAATTGCGATTATTGATTCCGGTATCGATTACAGACACGATGATTTGGCACCCAAAGCGTGGATAAATCCGGGCGAGGTGCCTGAAAACGGATTGGACGACGACGGCAACGGTTACGTTGACGATGTCTATGGTTGGGATTTTACCGACGCACCTAATTTACAAGCAGAAGGCGATTACCTTGAAGGCGATAACGAGCCGATTGATGAAAAAGGGCACGGCACGCACGTCGCTGGTATCGCTGGTGCTATGCCTGATAATGGGATCGGTGTCGCCGGTGTCGCGTGGGAGTGTCCGCTCATGGCAATACGCGCTGGACTCTCACTCGGTGGGAGTTCCCGAATGCAGGATGATGACTCCGCTGCAGCGATTGTCTACGCCGTTGACAACGGGGCAAGTGTTATCAACATGAGTTGGGGTAGCGAACGTCGCTCTTTTGTTATTCAGGACGCAATTGATTACGCTTATGCACGGGGGGCTGTCCTTGTCGCCGCTGCTGGCAATTCTCAGAAACCTGCCGCAATTTTTCCCGCGGGCTATCGGAAGGTCATTGCTGTCGCCTCTACTGAACAAAATCAACAGCGGTTCTATCAATCTAATTTCGGTGCATCCATAGACATCGGTGCTCCCGGCAACGTAATTCTCAGTACACAAATTAATAACCAATATCGGCTCCTCACGGGTACGTCAATGGCGTCCCCACACGTGGCGGGCGTTGCCGCGTTAATCCTCGCCAAACGTCCCGCGCTGACGCATGAAGAGGTGCGACACATACTCATCAGCACTGCTGATCCAGTCTATCAAGAGGATAGCGATGAATTGGACGAGAGATTTGCAGGGGCGGGCACTGTCAATGCCGAACGCGCACTCCTCGCAAGCGGGGCATTGCAGGCACGTATCCTTGCTCCTGAAACCAATAGCGGTGGTGCGGATACAATTACTATCGTTGGGACTGCAGGTGGCTATAAGTTCCGCTCTTGGCAGCTCAGTTATGGCGAATCTACAGTTCCAACCCAATTTACACCTTTCACACAATCTTCCGGCGCACAGAAAATCGGTGAGACGCTGACTATTTGGGATACCACAACCGTTCCAGAGGGGATTTATACTGTCCGTTTAATAGCAACTGCCACCGATGGACGACAGATACACGATCAAGTCGTGTTGAGTGTAGACCGGACCCCTCCTCAAATTATTTCCCTGACCGCGACAGATACACTTTACGGCGAGCGACCCCTGACGATTTTTACATGGGCAACGGATGATGTCACTCAGAATACACTCTATTATCGCCGAAAGGGGAGTCTCGCGCCTTTTGCTCCTGTTGAAACAACCGATCTTGGCGTAGAGCAATTTCTATTTTTAGGTTTGGAACGCGGAACTTACCAGTTTTTTGTTGAAGCTGAGAATACCACAAATCTCAAGACGAGAGAGGATAACGGCGGAGCGTTTTACACCACTGACACTGTTGCCAGTTATATCTCACCGAGTGGATTCGCTGAAAAATTTCTTGATATTCCACCCCTCCACATTGCCAGCGTCACCGCAGACTTCGACAGAGACGGTCAGCTTGAAATCGTCGGGAGTCCTTTGTCTTCGGAAACTCTCAACGCCGAGTTGCAGGCTGCTATCCTCGCGGTTTATGAACGTCTGCCAAGCGGAAGATATGAGCTGGCACATACCCTTGAAAGTGTAGAAGGACTCTCCAATCTCGAAAAGTTTGTTACGTGGGCAGTAGATGATACCGATGGCGACGGTTTGCTCGAAGTCTTGGCGACCGACGACGCAAGAACTTTCCTCATGGAGAGTCTTATACCACGCGGATACCCTCAACAGATCATCTGGGAGACCCCATTTCTCTCCGGTGGCACAATCGCCGATCTCGATGGTGATGGGCAAAAGGAAATTATCGGAGCAGATAACAACAATGACCGACTCCTTGTTTTTGAATATGACCCTGCGACAAACACATATCTTGAGCAGGCTGTCTTGATTAACGAATCCGCTGGCTCTAATGTATTCGCGCAAAACTTCGCTATTAACGATTTTGATGCTGATGGCAGTGTGGAACTGGTAGCGGCAGATAGCGAAGGTGATCTTTTCGTTTATGAATCTACCTCTATTCGCAATACGTTTCGTCTTGAGTGGCAGACACAACTTCCGCTTGAGGACATCACGCAAATCGCTGCTGGGGATCTCACCGGTGATGGCATACCTGAGTTTGTTGTTGGAGGATTACTATCGTTACCAGATAACCCATCGGGACCGCTCATCTGGAAGTTTTTTGTCTTCACGCACACGTTAAATGGCTACGCTGTGCTCTCGGACGGGACACGTGATGCAACTGTCGCAATCGCACCACACCGACGAAACGGGAATAGTCTCACGATCGCGGACTTGGAAGGTGATGGGCGCAATAGGTTGATCATTGCTGCGTATCCGAATCTCTATGTGATGCAGTGGGATGGCACGGCGATGGTACCCCTCTGGCATCGAAAGATGGAGGAAACCCCTGCTCTTCTTACCGCGGAACTCAATCAAAACGGGTTCGACGAGTTTTACGTTAACCTTGAAGATGGTATTTACCGCCTTGAATCCATCTTCGCAACCGACCCGAATGCCATTGGTACGCTTAAACCGTGGAATGTTGAAGCGAGACCACTGACACAGAAAGCGGTTCACGTTACATGGGATGCCGAGGAGAACGACGAAACAGATACCGAACAGTCAAATCAGACGCGCTACTTTACTGTCTATCGTGCACAAGGGGAAAAGAAAGAATCACCCGCCTCTGACGCTTATGGAAAGGTGGCAGAAAACCTCGCCGTCACAAGGTTTCTCGATAGACGTGTTACGAAGGACAATACTTACTGGTACGCTATTACGACGAAGGATGAAAACGGGGACGAAACGGAACGCACTGAGCCTGTTTCTGCGACACCGCGGGAGCCACCGCAGCTGATTGGGGCGACCTATCACCGTCCAGGGAGTGATGGACATCCGACACAACCTGCATCTCAAATTCAGACACCTCATGCGGATTCTGCGCAAGCCTCTAAAGGAAACTTACGGGACAATGGAAATTTCTGGGTCCTCGTTACATTTGACCGGCGAATGGATCCCGGGATTGGGAACGAGAACCGATATGTCTTACGAGCCGCGGAGCGGATTGGTGGTGTGAGTCCGGTATCCGCGATCCGAGACCGGATGGGTAGACGCGCGCTCTTGGCGTTTGATACAGAGAGTCTGCTTGAGCACTTCGGTCAGTCACTTACGGATACAACCGACCAGTATGAGATTACCGTCTCCAATGTGGTCGATATTGATGAGAATCCTATCCGTGCTTCTACACAACCTCTTGAAATACCGCTCGATGTTATCGGAGCCGCAGTGTCTGATTTGACACAGGTGCGGGTTTATCCAAATCCGGTGCGTCCCAACGTCGCTGACAAAGGGGTAATCACTTTCGACAGGTTGCCTGTCGGCACCCGCATCCAACTCTTTACCGTGAGGGGTGAGTTGCTTGAAACGTTGGATGTGACCGCTCAGGATCACAACCGCAAGGAGTGGTGGCTTACGAGCAATAACACCGCAGACGTATCAACTGGTATCTATATCTATGTCCTTGAGTTTGATACCGAAAAAAGAATCGGTAAAATCGCGGTGATTAAATGA
- a CDS encoding diacylglycerol kinase family lipid kinase, which yields MNNFILIANPISGKGHAESIAEQAYAALTEAGAHGQLVFTSASGDAKRFTQEAVSDGIRSVIACGGDGTLHEVVNGIATVPDVTLGLLPCGRGNDFAAAIGVPLKPEAAIATLLSGTPIHVDLGCCYNSSQQLVVNPNDVARNEMEGGSTERCFTVQTSLTEPQGKIKNYFTTIATCGYDTEVSRRAAKGTPLFAGTASYAYAAVETLFYYEPPFVRLEGDFGVHEGPLLLAATGITSRYGGGFQIVPNARIDDGLFDVCIIRPVSALTVLRLLVTLFWGGHVSHPAVSIHQTRTLTIETDTPMLLYADGEPMCETPATIEIIKDGLTVLAP from the coding sequence ATGAATAATTTTATTCTCATCGCAAACCCCATTTCTGGTAAGGGACACGCGGAAAGCATTGCTGAACAGGCGTATGCTGCGCTTACCGAAGCCGGAGCTCACGGACAGTTGGTGTTCACTTCGGCATCCGGCGATGCCAAGCGTTTCACGCAGGAAGCCGTCTCTGATGGAATTCGATCCGTGATTGCGTGCGGTGGCGATGGGACGCTCCACGAGGTTGTCAACGGTATCGCGACGGTTCCAGATGTGACCTTAGGTCTGCTCCCGTGTGGTCGTGGCAACGATTTCGCAGCGGCGATCGGTGTGCCGCTGAAACCGGAAGCCGCAATTGCAACCCTCTTATCTGGCACGCCTATCCACGTGGATTTAGGATGTTGCTATAATAGCAGTCAGCAGTTAGTTGTTAATCCAAATGATGTAGCCCGTAATGAAATGGAGGGCGGATCTACGGAAAGGTGCTTCACTGTCCAAACCTCACTGACCGAACCGCAAGGAAAAATTAAAAACTATTTTACCACCATTGCGACCTGCGGTTACGATACGGAAGTGAGCCGCCGTGCGGCGAAAGGAACGCCGCTGTTTGCAGGCACTGCCTCCTACGCTTACGCCGCAGTGGAGACACTTTTCTATTACGAACCGCCGTTTGTGCGTCTTGAAGGCGATTTCGGTGTCCACGAGGGACCCCTGCTCCTTGCTGCGACAGGCATCACAAGTCGATATGGGGGCGGATTTCAGATTGTGCCGAACGCTCGCATCGACGATGGACTTTTCGATGTCTGTATTATCCGTCCAGTGTCCGCTCTAACGGTGTTACGGCTACTGGTAACGCTTTTCTGGGGTGGACATGTTTCGCATCCCGCCGTATCCATACACCAAACCCGCACTTTAACAATCGAGACCGACACCCCCATGCTGCTGTATGCCGATGGCGAGCCAATGTGCGAAACCCCCGCCACAATTGAGATTATCAAAGACGGACTCACTGTCCTGGCACCCTGA
- a CDS encoding long-chain fatty acid--CoA ligase, with the protein MTLISLLEHSIQHYGSKPALAHKPKGGTYQDISYTEFGESVDAFRKGLTALGVQKNDRVALLSENRPEWAITDFGSLKAGAVTVPMFSTLTAAQVGYILKDSGSKIICVSTSRQLEKVTAIRDEVPTLEQIIVFDPIEGELPEGVIQFEAVCELDGQGIGVRNPSYASEDDIATIIYTSGTTGDPKGVMLTHANFISNLQACKSLIDVSDTDVLLSFLPLSHVFERLGGHYVPLFSGAKVAYAESTFTVAQNMREVAPTVMLSVPRLYETMHDRILRAVQEGSSLKQKIFHWGVSVGSSVSSAIQKGKKPSAILQLQQNIADKLVFAKLKAATGGRLRFFVSGGAALPQSIAEFFHAAGILILEGYGLTETSPVISMNHPAQWRFGTVGVPVQGVEVRIAEDGEILTRGPHVMKGYFNNESATAEVIDGEGWFHTGDIGIIDEDGFVKITDRKKNIIVLSNGKNVAPQPIESELVQSPFINQILLVGNERKNLAALIVPNFDALKAWAAENNVATDDLATMLETREVQQLIQGEIRSRLTDFSDFEQVRRFTLLDKEFSQEADEMTPTLKLKRNVIMERYGDTIEEMYPEDF; encoded by the coding sequence ATGACACTCATATCTTTGTTAGAACATTCAATCCAGCATTATGGTAGTAAACCGGCATTGGCACATAAACCGAAAGGTGGCACCTATCAAGACATCTCTTACACTGAATTCGGTGAATCGGTGGACGCGTTTCGTAAAGGGTTAACCGCCTTAGGGGTGCAAAAGAACGACCGGGTTGCACTCCTCTCCGAGAACCGTCCTGAATGGGCAATCACGGATTTTGGTAGCCTCAAAGCCGGTGCGGTAACCGTACCGATGTTCTCAACGCTGACTGCGGCACAGGTGGGTTACATTCTAAAAGATTCCGGATCAAAAATTATCTGTGTCTCCACGAGTAGGCAGTTGGAAAAGGTAACCGCTATCCGAGACGAAGTGCCGACACTGGAACAGATAATTGTCTTTGACCCGATTGAAGGTGAACTCCCAGAGGGTGTTATCCAATTTGAGGCGGTCTGTGAACTGGACGGACAAGGAATCGGGGTTAGAAACCCCTCCTACGCGAGCGAAGACGACATCGCAACGATTATCTATACGTCAGGGACAACAGGAGATCCGAAGGGGGTTATGCTGACACATGCGAATTTCATTTCAAATTTACAGGCGTGTAAATCGCTGATTGATGTCAGTGATACAGACGTGTTGTTGTCGTTCCTACCCTTATCGCATGTATTTGAACGGCTCGGCGGGCACTACGTGCCGTTGTTCTCCGGTGCGAAGGTGGCTTATGCGGAGAGCACGTTCACGGTCGCACAGAATATGCGGGAGGTGGCTCCGACAGTGATGCTCAGTGTGCCGAGACTCTATGAAACCATGCATGACAGAATTCTGCGCGCCGTGCAAGAAGGCTCATCGCTGAAACAGAAGATTTTTCATTGGGGAGTCTCAGTCGGTTCATCCGTCAGTTCAGCGATTCAAAAGGGGAAAAAGCCGTCTGCGATTTTGCAATTACAACAGAATATCGCCGACAAACTGGTCTTCGCGAAATTGAAGGCAGCAACGGGGGGGCGTTTACGCTTTTTCGTCTCAGGTGGCGCAGCGTTACCACAATCGATCGCTGAATTTTTCCACGCGGCGGGGATACTGATCTTGGAAGGGTACGGCTTAACAGAGACCTCACCTGTCATCAGTATGAACCACCCAGCACAATGGAGGTTCGGAACCGTTGGTGTGCCTGTCCAGGGTGTAGAGGTGCGCATCGCTGAAGATGGTGAGATTTTAACTCGCGGTCCACACGTCATGAAGGGCTATTTTAACAACGAATCAGCGACAGCAGAGGTTATTGATGGAGAGGGTTGGTTTCACACAGGCGACATCGGTATCATTGATGAGGATGGGTTCGTTAAGATTACCGATCGGAAGAAGAACATCATTGTGCTCTCCAACGGCAAGAATGTCGCACCGCAACCGATAGAAAGCGAGTTGGTGCAAAGCCCCTTCATTAACCAGATTCTGTTAGTCGGCAACGAACGCAAGAATCTCGCGGCACTGATCGTTCCCAATTTTGATGCACTCAAGGCGTGGGCGGCAGAGAATAACGTTGCGACGGATGACCTCGCGACGATGCTTGAAACGCGTGAGGTGCAACAACTGATTCAAGGCGAAATCCGGAGCCGTTTAACCGATTTCTCGGACTTTGAACAGGTACGACGGTTTACGCTACTCGATAAAGAATTTTCTCAAGAAGCAGATGAGATGACACCCACGCTAAAGTTGAAGCGGAACGTTATTATGGAACGATACGGCGATACGATTGAGGAGATGTATCCAGAGGACTTTTAA
- a CDS encoding ABC transporter substrate-binding protein, translated as MNLKRIITFAFVFAIVALTVGLSGCEKIAPMVPDDTTTMPETMDREVPIGLVVSLTGKDAEPYGLPMQRGFELAREEINALGHGNLMFVPADDQSSEDGAIAAVQQLVDLGVPAIVGIAISDYLEDAFPIAQENGVVAFSSVSTAAGLSSIGDFVFRTGLAVDIANSNGVMITHEKLGYEKVALIYDAADAYSTSSNEEIVKALEAGGVEILAQETFQTGDTDFTAQLTNIMSMGPDALFISALSVEMTQLVIQAGDLGIQLIVPDLTAKEIQDAGDAAEGAIAFTGWTSLSNIPGNQVFIQKYRAKYGIEPEPWAAQSYATLYILANAIAHAQSANSTAIRDALAQTMDFPTILGNFSFDPNGEAVYDPIVLMVKDGELQLFE; from the coding sequence ATGAACCTGAAAAGAATCATAACATTCGCGTTTGTATTCGCGATTGTTGCTTTGACTGTCGGACTTTCCGGCTGCGAAAAGATCGCACCGATGGTGCCTGACGATACAACGACAATGCCTGAAACGATGGATAGAGAGGTTCCGATTGGTCTGGTCGTCTCCCTGACAGGGAAAGATGCAGAGCCGTATGGACTCCCAATGCAACGTGGCTTTGAGTTAGCACGAGAAGAGATTAACGCCCTCGGTCATGGGAACCTCATGTTTGTCCCCGCAGACGATCAGAGTTCCGAAGACGGGGCAATTGCCGCCGTCCAGCAATTAGTGGACCTGGGCGTACCTGCCATCGTCGGAATCGCTATCTCAGATTATCTTGAAGATGCTTTTCCGATTGCGCAAGAGAATGGAGTCGTCGCTTTTAGTTCAGTTTCTACCGCTGCGGGTTTGAGCAGCATCGGGGATTTCGTCTTCCGCACCGGTCTCGCTGTAGACATAGCGAATTCCAATGGCGTGATGATCACTCACGAGAAACTCGGTTATGAGAAAGTTGCACTGATATACGATGCCGCGGATGCCTACTCGACAAGTAGCAACGAGGAAATAGTGAAAGCCCTTGAGGCAGGCGGTGTTGAGATTCTGGCGCAGGAAACCTTCCAAACCGGCGACACCGATTTTACTGCGCAGTTGACCAATATCATGAGCATGGGACCTGACGCACTCTTTATCTCTGCGTTGTCAGTAGAGATGACGCAGCTTGTCATTCAAGCGGGAGATCTCGGTATTCAACTGATTGTGCCTGATTTGACGGCAAAAGAGATCCAAGATGCGGGCGATGCCGCTGAGGGAGCGATCGCTTTTACAGGGTGGACGAGTCTGTCTAACATCCCTGGAAACCAAGTGTTCATCCAGAAGTATCGGGCGAAATACGGTATCGAACCCGAACCGTGGGCAGCACAGTCGTATGCAACGCTCTATATTCTCGCCAATGCGATTGCGCATGCACAATCGGCAAATTCCACCGCGATTCGCGACGCACTGGCGCAAACGATGGATTTCCCGACGATTTTAGGAAACTTCTCGTTTGACCCCAACGGTGAAGCAGTGTATGACCCAATTGTCCTTATGGTCAAGGATGGGGAGCTTCAGCTCTTTGAATAA